In Arthrobacter sp. SLBN-83, one DNA window encodes the following:
- a CDS encoding alpha/beta hydrolase codes for MSRSEKVTFAGSTGELLSGIIDIPEGPVKGWGVFSHGFTLGKDSPSAARMCKALADSGIGMLRFDNLGLGGSAGEWSEGSFSHKVADTVKAAEFMRSEGKEISLLVGHSFGGAAVLAAARDIPELDAVATVGAPFSPKHVAHVFDAALDRILSEGSAEVDLGGKRVEIRRHFVEDLENADLTDCIKQLHKPLMVLHSPTDNTVGIENASTIFQTARHPRNFVSLEGSDHLLTGKGQAARAARIIAAWADQYLDAAPA; via the coding sequence TTGTCCCGCTCCGAAAAAGTCACGTTCGCCGGCTCCACAGGCGAGCTGCTGTCCGGCATCATCGACATCCCAGAAGGTCCCGTCAAGGGCTGGGGCGTCTTCTCGCACGGGTTCACCCTGGGCAAGGACAGCCCCTCCGCGGCCCGCATGTGCAAGGCGCTGGCGGACAGCGGCATCGGGATGCTGCGCTTCGACAACCTGGGCCTGGGCGGCTCCGCGGGCGAATGGTCCGAGGGGTCGTTCAGCCACAAGGTGGCCGATACGGTGAAGGCGGCAGAGTTCATGCGCAGCGAGGGCAAGGAGATTTCCCTGCTGGTGGGCCACTCGTTTGGCGGCGCGGCGGTCCTTGCTGCCGCGCGGGACATTCCGGAGCTCGACGCCGTGGCGACAGTAGGAGCCCCCTTCTCGCCCAAGCACGTGGCCCACGTCTTCGACGCTGCACTGGACAGGATCCTCAGCGAGGGCAGCGCCGAAGTGGACCTGGGCGGCAAGCGGGTGGAGATCCGCCGGCACTTCGTGGAGGACCTGGAAAATGCGGACCTGACCGACTGCATCAAGCAACTGCACAAGCCCCTGATGGTGCTGCACTCCCCCACCGACAACACCGTGGGGATCGAGAACGCCAGCACCATCTTCCAGACCGCCAGGCACCCGCGGAACTTTGTCTCCCTTGAAGGCAGCGACCACCTGCTGACGGGGAAGGGCCAGGCTGCCCGCGCCGCGCGCATCATCGCAGCCTGGGCTGACCAGTACCTCGACGCCGCGCCAGCCTGA